In Crinalium epipsammum PCC 9333, the following are encoded in one genomic region:
- a CDS encoding sugar ABC transporter ATP-binding protein, protein MTTNIETSFPEASTTTPVLEMQGITKRFNGVPALQNVNLTIYPGEVHALMGENGAGKSTLMKILAGAYIADEGEIRINGSPVKITNPGTARQAGINLIYQELNVAPNLTVTENIFMGSELRRGQLLDRQGMEREARQVIQNLGASFAPNDVVGSLSIAEQQQVEIARALKDKSRVLVMDEPTAALSDRETQHLFEVVRKLRSDGIAIIYISHRMEEIYALADRISVIRDGQYIGSLTRDEISPQRLVQMMVGRSMQDFYEHQRQTNLGAVVLEVKNISDGRKVQPASFELHAGEILGLAGLVGAGRTELSRLIFGADPKASGEVFLDGKKLNINSPGDAIAAGIGYVPEDRKDQGLFLEMSSRKNIALNRLKQEAKAGIVNWGSVNQLAKKAVENFNIRLANLEIRAVDLSGGNQQKLLLARWLAIQPRVLMLDEPTRGVDIGAKSEIYRIISELAAQGMAILMVSSELPEIVGMSDRVIVMREGELVGELDGSPGKEITQENIMHYGTGAGEVLES, encoded by the coding sequence ATGACAACCAATATTGAAACCTCATTTCCTGAAGCATCAACCACCACCCCTGTATTGGAAATGCAAGGGATTACGAAACGATTTAATGGTGTACCTGCTCTGCAAAATGTCAATCTTACGATTTATCCAGGAGAGGTTCATGCCCTCATGGGTGAGAATGGGGCAGGAAAAAGTACTTTGATGAAAATTCTTGCCGGGGCATACATTGCCGATGAAGGCGAGATTCGCATTAATGGTAGCCCCGTGAAAATTACCAATCCGGGTACGGCGCGACAGGCGGGTATTAATCTCATTTATCAAGAACTAAATGTCGCACCAAATTTAACCGTTACCGAAAATATTTTTATGGGTAGCGAGTTGCGGCGGGGTCAGTTATTAGACCGTCAAGGCATGGAGCGTGAAGCACGGCAAGTGATCCAAAATTTGGGCGCTAGTTTTGCACCAAATGATGTCGTTGGCAGTTTGTCGATCGCAGAACAGCAACAGGTGGAAATTGCGCGAGCATTGAAGGACAAAAGCCGCGTTTTAGTTATGGATGAACCAACGGCTGCGCTGTCTGATCGCGAGACTCAGCATTTGTTTGAGGTGGTTCGCAAACTACGCTCTGACGGCATTGCCATTATCTACATCAGCCACCGCATGGAAGAAATATATGCTCTGGCTGACCGGATTAGCGTAATCCGGGACGGTCAATATATTGGCAGTCTCACGCGGGATGAAATTTCTCCACAGCGATTAGTGCAGATGATGGTCGGTCGCTCGATGCAGGATTTTTACGAACATCAGCGACAAACGAATCTTGGCGCAGTCGTGTTAGAAGTTAAAAATATCAGCGACGGACGCAAAGTTCAACCAGCTAGTTTTGAACTTCATGCCGGAGAAATTCTCGGTCTAGCCGGGTTAGTTGGTGCAGGACGCACCGAACTATCTCGGCTAATTTTTGGTGCTGACCCCAAGGCAAGCGGTGAAGTATTTCTGGATGGCAAAAAACTAAATATTAATTCGCCCGGTGATGCCATTGCAGCCGGAATTGGCTATGTCCCAGAAGACCGCAAAGACCAGGGTTTATTTCTAGAGATGAGTTCTCGCAAGAATATTGCCCTCAACAGGCTAAAGCAGGAAGCAAAAGCTGGCATCGTTAACTGGGGTTCAGTCAATCAGTTGGCGAAGAAAGCAGTAGAAAACTTCAATATCCGACTTGCCAATTTGGAAATCAGAGCGGTGGATCTTTCCGGCGGCAATCAGCAGAAGCTACTGCTAGCGCGCTGGCTAGCCATTCAGCCGAGAGTATTGATGTTGGATGAACCGACACGCGGTGTAGATATCGGTGCCAAAAGCGAAATTTACCGAATTATCAGCGAGTTGGCAGCACAAGGCATGGCTATTCTGATGGTTTCCAGCGAACTACCGGAGATTGTCGGCATGAGCGATCGCGTCATCGTGATGCGAGAAGGGGAGCTAGTAGGCGAACTTGACGGCAGTCCCGGCAAAGAAATTACCCAAGAAAACATTATGCACTATGGCACTGGAGCAGGGGAGGTACTAGAATCATGA